The nucleotide sequence aaaaaacaaaaaacaaacagaagagACGATTTTAAAATGTAGAGACTATAATACCGACTCGCCGTCCGTCAGTTATTTTTGCGTACTCCTGGCAACCATGCGAGTGAATTTCTCAAGCGGTTACATCGAGGAACGTTTACAAACATATATATTGGCCTAATACCTATTTATCAATCTTTCCTGTTCTCTTCAGGACAAGACAGAGGCATACGACCTTCGGCAAACGCTGGTACTGGTTTATCTGTACTGCGGTAAGTATACTCATAACAAGTCTGCTTCACGAAGCAAGTgcatgtgtttgttgttgttgttgttggctcacgtaagtgtagcctatgcgatgctaaacttgttgttgttgttgttgttgttgttgttgttgttgttgttgttgttgttgttgttgttgttgttgttgttgatgatgatgatgttggttACATGCACCCCTCATGTCCTTCACAAATAAATATCGCATCGAAGCACCAATGGTTAAACAAAATCAATTAATGGCCAACATACCTTTTACTTCAGAAATAGTCACAGGCTGAACTTTAATGGGTGTCTTGATTCATGTCATTAACACAATGCATTTATTTTCTCTTGTTGCGTGGTAAGGGCTTTACTTGCTTCTAAAACCTTGCATGTGTTGTggtggttttttgactcacatgcgaagcaaaagtgagtctatgtactcacccgagtcgtccgtccgtccgtccgtccgtccggacgtccgtccgtccggacgtccggaaaactttaacgttggatatttcttggacactattcagtctatcagtaccaaatttggcaagatggtgtatgatgacaaggccccaaaaaacatacatagcatcttgaccttgcttcaaggtcaaggtcgcaggggccataaatgttgcctaaaaaacagctatttttcccattttccccattttctctgaagtttttgagattcaatacctcacctatatatgatatatagggcaaagtaagccccatcttttgataccagtttggtttaccttgcttcaaggtcaaggtcacaggagctcttcaaagttggattgtatacatattttgaagtgaccttgaccctgaactatggaagataactgtttcaaacttaaaaattatgtggggcacatgttatgctttcatcatgagacacatttggtcacatatgatcaaggtcaaggtcactttgacccttatgaaatgtgaccaaaataaggtagtgaaccactaaaagtgaccatatctcatggtagaaagagccaataagcaccattgtacttcctatgtcttgaattaacagctttgtgttgcatgaccttggatgaccttgaccttgggtcaaggtcacatgtattttggtaggaaaaatgtgtaaagcagttcttagtgtatgatgtcattgctaggtttagttatttgaccttgaccctgaaggtcaaggtcatgtaaaggtcaaggtcaagcatgtgagtcgtatgggctttgcccttcttgttttttgtgcttTAGTCATGGCAGTTTTTCCCTGCACTGTGCGTCTGGAGAGAGACCCAAGCATCCGGGGTACCTCACCATACGGCTGGTCCCGCAAAGGCAAATGCTGTGATGTGGAGTTGAACAAAATGACCAGATACTGCTTTCGATCTGGATGCGAAAAGCTTGATGCCTTGCAGGTAAGCGTCAGTTCCATCAACATTTAAGGTATCCATCACAAAAATGCGCAACATATGTTTTTAACTGTAAACTTACTCAACTATAATCTTGGAATGTATGGAAAGGTTACTTTGACAAATTGCTTTCACGGTTTCCCCTCTAGCACTGTCTTCACAACATTGTAAGACGTAAGGAGTTATTGAAGAATCTGGGATTTAAACCTTCTTGTTAAGACCCCGATAAGAAAGTTCACGCAAGTATTTTAGTTGCCTGAGGATATAGGCTTCTTCTCAGACAACAGCAAGCGGGCCCCTATAATCTGCTTGTCAATGTTGGAAGACCgccagtgttgttgttgtttttgtgtgcttttttgATAGCCTGTGTTTCGATATTGTCTTTGTAAGACAAGTATTTGTTCTCTACTTTGTACAGTAACCTTCATCCTTTTTTCTGttcctttcttttgtttgttgttgttgacagttTGTGTTTCGACCTTTTCTTTAAAATCAGACATTTTCTGTTGATACCCATATcatgcgtttaaaaaaaacatcttcAGAATTTTCTTCGCAACACACAACTGCTAATGGACCTTGCTGCCTGGCTGGAGATGGACTTGAACTCCGTTGCGTTTCTTATCGCCAGCAACACATTGCCTTTTCTGCGTAAACTGTCAGAGAAGACCAATAGCATGCAGGGAATGACTGGCGCGAGGGAAAGGCTTGAGACTCTTTGTGAAATGGGTTTGGTGACGCGCGTCTCTTTCCTCGTCAAAAAAGACTTCATTAAGCTGGCGGACGACGACTTTGAGCCTCTGATGAAAGGTTAGAACATTCTccctttttttgttcttttttttcttttttttcttttttttctgagttgcatgcaggctgcttcaaccctctttttatatttagtcaagttttgactaaatattttaacatcgagggggaatcgaaacgagggtcgtggtgtatgtgtgtgtgtatgtgtgtgtgtatgtgtgtgtgtgtgtgtgtgcgtgtagagctattcagaccaaactactggaccgatctttatgaaatttgacatgagagtttctgggattgatatccccatacgtttttttcatttttttgataaatgtctttgatgacgtcatatccggcttttcgtgaaagttgaggcggcactgtcacgccctcatttttcaaccaaattggttgaaattttggtcaagtaatcttcgacgaagcccggacttcggtattgcatttcagcttggtggcttaaaaattaattaatgactttggtcattcaaaatctgaaaattgtaaaaaaaaaaaaaatttttaaaacgatccaaatttacgtttatcttattctccatcatttgctgattccaaaaacatataaatatgttatattcggattaaaaacaagctctgaaaattaaatatataaaaattattatcaaaattaaattgtccaaatcaatttaaaaacactttcatcttattccttgtcggttcctgattccaaaaacatatagatatgatatgtttggattaaaaacacgctcagaaagttaaaacaaagagaggtacagaaaagcgtgctatccttcttagcgcaactactaccccgctcttcttgtcaatttcactgcctttgccgtgagcggtggactgacgatgctacgagtatacggtcttgctgaaaaatggcagctacttgactaaatattgtattttcgccttacgcgacttgtttgtcttttttttcgcCTTTTTTTTCGCCTTTTGTTTTTAGAACTGTCCCGTTCCTtcggcttcttcttcttctacttcaaCTTGTATGAGCTGCacctcccacgtacacgtgtgttttgcacaagtgggttttttttttacgtgtgtgtgtggccgttTTTCACCGTCATTTAGGGAATCATCTACGGGGGCTTGCGCCGATCTGATGTGATTGGTTATTTGAGTTTGATTGTTTGCTAGGTTGGTCGGTTGGTCTACCCGAGTCATCAACTGTCTTttagttttattttattattgaaAAAAATTGTTTACAGATGTCTTTTTTTCTCAGGGATTATTTTGTATGTTTTCGTGGTTTTGTTCAGACATAAGATGAGTAAAGATAGATGTTTTTTATGTGTGGTAAAATTCACACTGTGTGTTGCAGTTGTTGTTATGGATCATATAATATTACGTCTTTGTGAACTTAAATCTGTCTATAATCGTGAAAAACGAAAACCAATTATTCAAGATATCTAAGCATGGTATTCAGGTAATAGTTTTAAGGGttttcgtttttatatttagtcaagttttgactaaatattttaacatcgagggggaatcgaaacgagggtcgtggtgtatgtgcgtgtgtgcgtgtgtgcgtgtgtgcgtgtgtgtgtgtgtagagcgattcagactaaactactggaccgatctttatgaaatatgacatgagagttcctgggtatgaaatccccgaacgttttcttcatttttttgataaatgtctttgatgacgtcatatccggcttttcgtgaaagttgaggcggcactgtcacgccctcatttttcaaccaaattggttcaaattttggtcaagtaatcttcgacgaagcccagacttcggtattgtatttcagcgtggtggcttacaaattaatttatgactttggtcattaaaaatcggaaaattgtaaaaaaaattaaaaatttataaaacgatccaaatttacgtttatcttattctccatcatttgctgattccaaaaacatataaatatgttatattcggattaaaaacaagctctgaaaattaaatatataaaaattattatcaaaattaaattgtccaaatcaatttaaaaacactttcatcttattccttgtcggttcctgattcccaaaacatatagatatgatatgtttggattaaaaacacgctcagaaagttaaaacaaagagaggtacagaaaagcgtgctatccttcttagcgcaactactaccccgctcttcttgtcaatttcactgcctttgccatgagctgtggcctgacgatgctacgagtaaaatggcattgcgttcagtttcattctgtgagttcgacagctacttgactaaatattgtattttcgccttacgcgacttgtttccacTTAATGTGGGTGTGCACATATAGATGCAACTTGAGATCTTTTTGTTTCAGTGACTTCGAGGAGACTCCCCCCGTACCTTGCAACCCGCCTTGAATATGTGAAGGCGGGTCTTTTTCTTCACCGCCAGGAATACAGTAATGCCATGGTAACCGCAAGTGACGCTCTCATTGGGCTAACGGTCAGTTTAGATACTTGCAACTATTTCTTTACAGTGTGTTGTTGGCTTATAACCTGACATTTACGACATTTATTCTGGCACATTTCCCTCATATCATGGTGGTTTTCAGTTATCTGGTGGCATTTTGGTTGAATTGTCAATTTATCATTGGATTGCCATTTCGCCTCGTAGGTATGATGTTTAGACCCTTCACTGTCAACTATGACGCCATCGGTCGGTGTATGAATAAACTTAATTCACTTTCAAGGAGTgtaactcttccacaacgcttAAAACCCCGactgagttatttccgaacatcggaACATTGTGTAAATATTATTATGATATTATTATGATACTAATTGTGTTTGCAATAACAAGGATCAACAccacggttgttgttgttgttgttgttgttgttgttgttgttgttgttgttgttggtggtggtggtgttgttgttgttgttgttgttgttgttgttttattgtgtggTAACAAGAGATATTTAATCCAATAAATCAAATCTGTTTCCTACTACACACAGTATGTTGAGCAGAAACGAGAATTCGAGCAACTTATTGACGACGCTTCCAGGTCCTTTGAGGCTGCCGTTCGACACATCGAGATGTATGGTCCCTCTGATCAGTCAAAAGCTGTAAGTTTTTGAAAAGCATGGTGGTTTCTCTAACCGCATAAAGACTTGGGGCTGTGTAGTAACTTCTCTTCTAAGACTGAGAAGTGATTATCAAACCCAGAAGTGATTCGCCTATGGTTTCTGTATTACCACATTCGTTTTGTTTTGCGGGAAGCTGTCTCGACGCTGAGTTCAATGACTTTCTGATATTTCAGAACTGTTTCATGTATTGCACCATGGTCATTTCTTTTACATAAATCGTATCGCACAGCGTTCTCGTAGATGCCATCTGCTTATTTATACCCGTTTTACTATGTCGCACTGGTTGGACATTGTTTTCTAATTTTTAAGGATAAGGGTGAGGGAGGGATTAGATAGTTAGAATTATCCTTTGTTAACGGAATCAGGCGGGAAAATAATACTGTGTATACATCCGTTTGCTTTGAATGTATTTATTTGCATTCAGCTAGTTTATGAAAATGtacaaattttgactaaatgtaaaaaaaaaaattaaaaaaattaaaacgttTTATGCAAATTGGTTCACTGTTGACAAGCTTTACCGAGACCGGTTCGACTCGTCTCGGTCAACGGATGTCGGCCAGCTAAGACTTTCTAGTCTCATGTTATAACACTGGTTTAATGTGTTCAGTTTTGATCTTGTATGTCGAAAGATAGACTGGATTTTTTTAAACCGCTTGCAGCGactcagttttgttttttttacaaaaagagtGTTCTCGTTTTTAACTTTCATATCGCAACCCAATCCCATGATCATAATACCCCTGGAACGGTCTTATGCAGTGTAATGTCAGAAAATACCCAATATTCATTGGCAAGAAAAcgcatacatttttttctctcaaatttCTTGCTAAAATAGTGTAATTGTTCTTAGTTAATTACACGCAATGAGCGTCAGGGAGACTCTGCTGTTTaaaatgtatttatttgtgCATTCAGGTGCCGACGCCTGCTCAGGAAACAGTCCAACAAGAAAATTGTGGTCCCAgtgcaaagaaaaagaaaggtttGTAGACTCTTTGCTAGTttactgtccaaaatttaataTCATAAAAGTGAAAAATAACTAAATAGTTCACACCTGCAATGCGTTAaaagttattattttagttCACTGCTACCGTTGATGCTGTTTTCTTTTTAATACAGAGGTAGGGTCGCAAACAAGCGACGGATATAATCGGTAAAATTGCTTTCTTTAAACATTTAAAGATTTTTCAATTTGATAGCACAATAAAAATTATAAATGGGGATATGGGATTGTATTCGATCCCCTCAAAAATTCATGAATAGTATTTGTTGTATTGttgctttcttgtttatttgttgggttgataatgttgttgttttttagatTACGTGCTGCTTGTCTAAAacataaatgtaaaaatgagcgTAGGACGGGTAAAAACTGTGTCTGCTGTTTCcgaaatgagcaattttgaatTATGTAGGTTTTGGCGAAAATGGTCAGCCTTCCATGATGttgtttccttttcttctttttttttcctcaagAAAACAGTCTATCATTAGCGTGTTCTTTTATTAAAACTGTATACACTGAGTGAAAGTTTGGCTAATTTTAACGCTATTAGATTGGAAAACGTTTATTAGACATTATACGTAACGGTGTCAGTTTCACATATTTTGGGTACTAAAAAACATATAAACGTTACCTTTTGTTTACAGCCGGGAAAAGAACCAAGAAAAAAGGACTTACGAAATCGCTACCGCTCACTTCAGAATACAACTTGAGAGAAACAGCCCTAGCCACGCCGAGAACGGctgcaacagcagcagcagcatcagaaATACAAGTTAGAAAGAAGAATCTTCCTGTCCAAGACAGTCCAAAGTCAAGAAAAACTGCTCCAGATGCACCTGTTAAGAGGGCACTCACCCGTGCAGGTAATGAAACGTCAGGGGCAGCCTTCAAAGCAGCGACATCGACCACGAAGAATCTGTGTCACGACAGCGATGACCAGGACGATAATTTCAGCAACGCAGAACCAGAAGCTGCTGTGATGTTTGAATACGACTATGATACCGCGGATGACGAAGGGGTTATGTCCGATGTGACGTCAATTGTGGAGGATCTGGCCGTGGAAGACGGTGACCTAGATGAGCAGGACTGGTTCAGCAAGAGCGAGAAAGCCTTCGATAACGGCGAGCCTGACGAAGAAGATACAGACAACGTTTGGCTTTCtgagaaacaaaagaaaacattcaGCCAAGGTAGCAGTGAAAAGGTTTTCTACCCAGAAATTCCTTGGTATGACAAAGCGGAACAACTACTGAAAAGTAATCGCGACAAGTATAAACGTTGTCAGCTGAAAATCGAACATGCACATAGATCCACTGCCAAAGTGCTTGAACCTGGATGCAAGCACTCCGAAATCCTGATCGAAGGTCGCTCCAAGGCGGGTCAGACGTACATGGACGACGAAGTGGTGGTAGAGGTCACAGCAAAGCCTGGACAAAATCGAAAGTTGCAGCATGGCTCGGACATAGAAAAACGGGCACATGGACGGGTGGTGGGCCTCCTGAACCGAGTGAATTATAAAGACGTCGATCACCCGGTCTTGTATTGCACTCTGGAAGACATGAGCGGCCACCTTATGAAGCCTCTGTGCAAAACAGTACCCAAGATTAACGTACTTCACGACCTCGTCAAGAAGAGGTTCCCTGCTTTAAAAAAGAACAAAGTAGAGTTAAAAAAGATTAATGATAAAGGTGAAGTTAAACACACCGGTTTCCTGGACGTGCAGCCCAGTAAACGAGGGCAATACGTGTTCAAAGTGGTGATCCTAGCCTGGAGACCGAAGTTCCCGTACCCTCTAGGCGTGGTGTTGAGCGCACATATCGGCGGCCGGGATTACTCTGGGGGTCTTGCAGTGCTGTCCATGCAGCAGAAAGTCCCAAAACGCTACCCACGAACTGCAGTTGAAAACACCAAAGTTTTGCTCCAGCAGACTCTGTCCAAAACAGACCGAAAGGACCTGACAGAGCTACGGCTGTTCACCATTGACCCACCAGGCTCAAATGACCTTGATGACGCAGTCAGTATCCAAAAGGTGAGCACTCATTACGTCATAGGGGTCCATATAGCTGACGTAGCAGCGCACGTGGCGAAAGATAGCGGAGTTGACCAGGAAGCCAGAAAGAGGGCCGTGACTTTCTATCCGCTCAATCGCAGACCTCATGCTATGCTTCCTGAGCCACTAAGTCACGAGAAATGCAGCCTGCTGCAAGACCAAGAACGCCTGGCCCTGTCCGTCTTCTTCACATTCAATGAAAAGGGAAAACAAGTGCAAGAGCCTACCATACACAAGACAGTAATCAGATCGTGTCGTCAGCTCACATACGAAGAAGCACAGAAAGTCATCGATGGAGTAGATAATGTGAACGTTGATCCTATGGTGCAAAGTGACATCCGACAGCTGCACAAGCTCACATCCCAGCTGAAAGAGATGCGCCAGAAGCACTCGATGCTCTTCGTGCCTTTTGAAGACCCACGCCTCCCAGAGCTGGAAAGAATGAACGAGCACATAGAGGCCCACTCGCTGATCGAAGAGCTGATGATTTTGGCAAACTCTACAGTAGCCAAGTACCTGACAAGGCGACCAAGGTATCGAGACGTGATGCTGGTTCGCTGTCACAAGGCACCAACGTGGGAGGAGCTGGCGGAGTGGAGAGACACGGAGGGATCCGTTACGAACCTCGTCATGCAGCTGCAAGGGAAAATCGTCACTCCCAATGGCACACAGATTTCTTTCAACGGCAATGGCATTGCAGTAGGGGCAGCATCACAGCGGTCGAGGGTTGTGATGCAGAAAGGTGTGTGGAATAAGCTCCGCCAATATCTGGAGGGAGGGGAGCTCACAGAAGCACGAAGATTGATCTACATGGATGCCCTGCACCCTCTGCAGTGTCTGGCTGCCTGTCGTTGGATGGACCTAATGGAGACAGCCCAATATCGCTGCTGCTTGGGGTTGAACAGGTATTtgctttatgtacatgtacatacagTATGTGTTTGCGGAAAGGTGTGCCTGTGCGCCAATTTTAAGAGTGAAAAGTAAAAAGATGTACAACAGAAATGTTGTCAGTTAACCATAATGAATAAAGCATGCAGCAAGTTCTGCAGCAATTATAAAACTACAATCAGGTTTTCTTGACGGCAGATCACATGCTTCGTATTTTGTTCTGATACTAAATTCAGCATTGGaaaagggttgggggggggggtggcaaaaGATAATGTCTATATATGTATcagatttaaatgaaaatcaaacatTTTATACTGAAGATCACGTACGTCATGTGTCCCACAGGCCAGAGCTCCGTCACTTCGGTCTTGACCTTGATGTATACACACACTTCACTTCCCCCATCCGTCGATACGCCGATTTGCACGTGCAGAGGCTTCTTCACGCTGCTCTGAGTGGCGCCGCTCCCGACAGTACCCCTGATGACGTAACGGCACTCTGCAGCGTCATCAACAGCGCCACTACGCGACAGAAAGCGTTTGGCAAAGGCTGCATGTCACTGAAAGTGTCGGAGAGTCTCCAGCGTCAGCCACTACTGTTCAGAGCCTACGTGGATAAGGTCGACGAAGAACAGCTGACGGTGTGTGTGCCCTCCCTGCTCAAGGTGTCTGACCGCAAGCAGGATCTGCCTTTCAGCATGCTGGGGGTTAGCTCTCAGCCTTCTGTTTTAGTGGACACTGCGCTTCAGAGGAGCACGGTCACTGTTCACTGGAACAAAAAGATCTTTGACGTACAGCAAACCTGCCATGGAAATCTCACCTCACTCTGGAGACATCTGGAGAGGTCACCCCATGGACCCATTGTCATGGAGATCCGCCCTGACCTGCTTACGAATGAGTTACGTCATGACGACTGGAAAAAGATTCTGCAGACCGTGATGTCCAGTCGTCAAGAGGTCACGGAGGAGGTGCCTCATCCGTTAAAAAGAGAAAAGCTAGAGGTGGAGTATATGTCATCGGAAAAGGGAGATGGTAAGGTGGCTCAGCGCCCTCTCAAGTTCTTGAGGCAGTACACTCAGGGACATGTCGTGCAGATTCAGATGTCGGCGCACCCCCAAAAAGGAATGCTGCAATCGCGGGTGGAACTTCTGCACACAGCGCGCAATGCTAGCGTCTGCATGCTGCATGCAATGGATCCTGTGCAGGTGCTAACGCGCCCTTCCACACGTGAAACACGGGATCAGAACTTCTCAAACTACAGGGAATACGTGCAGGCCTGGATGCCACTCCAAGAGATGGAAGCAGCCGCCTGCGCGGCAGACAACAGAAGCGGTGTCGTTATTAACAACGTCAAGGTTACCATGAAGGCCCAGGAATCCTCCAAGGGTGTAAGATTCAGGGGCAGTTTTTCTCTGAAGGCTACCTTCTGCTATGAGCGCTGCATTGAATTCGGAGGAAAGTCTACCTACGGCATCCCCGAAGAAGAGTCGAGGAATGATAACCCTTTCCCCCTGGACTACCTCTGCATTCGTTACACAATAAAGTGCTCTGATGTCATCGCCTCAAGAGTCCAAGCGAGTGGAATGGCCGAAACGGTGGACAAGCATTACACTTGGCTTGCCCATGCCGCCATCGTAAACGTTGTACACAAAGGCCGCAAGTCTGAAGACGGGGGAAGTGTGATCGTGACATTTGTTCTGTCTCCCTCGAGTCCTCAGCCACCCCCTCAACTGATGACAAAACACGGCGCCGAGCTCACCCTGGAGATTCTGCCGAAGACGGAAGGCGAACGGTAAGTAAGAGATGCCATGATCATGTTGTTTCTTATCTTTGCAGAAGTCCTTGCTTTTCTAAACTAGGCATTAAATGGCACCAGTTTCATTTTGTATTTCAACTGTAACATCCATGCTGCTCATCATATTTGTATTAGTCATTGTTTTTGTCTAAACTTGACATATAATGGCACTACTTTTTGAATCTCAACTTAAGTAATCATACCTGTGTCATTGTACTCAAATGTCTGTTAAGAAATATCACGTGTACGTTTGAGTGAAATTACACACGTATACAAAAATTAAATTCAGGAACAGAACGTTTTGCAAAAACATTTCTgacaaattttattttttactatGGAAGAAAACTATGGCCGGTCGTAAGCACGTGGCCTATTCTAAAATCTGTGAAAATTTAAAATAGACTGGCTTACTTTAAAGGTAGACATTTCTAACAGGAGATGTGTTAATTAATTTTATCGATTGTCAAATGACATTTACTCAAATCCTTGGAACATTATAAATGTGAAGGAACATGTCATCTTAGTTGTTCCTTCTGTCTGTAATTTCCGTCTTCTCATCCCTTTCTTTCTCCGCCCCTTATCATTGTGCCTCCTACCTGCCCTTCTCTTCGTCTTTTCATTCTTTTATTATTAATTACATTATATTTTCTCATGAAGGCGAGTCCAGGAAATACTACATGAGCTGAGGAAGCCAGAGTATGATCTAGCACACGCCCTTGCTCACGGTGACACTATTCCAGAACTCGGTAAGATTCATTCTCCAGACTGTACGAACAATTTGTATCTGTTACGCTTTATTCTGGATTTTTTTCTTGTCCACTGCATATTTGTGGAAATCGACTGTTCTTGGTTTAGTCAGCGACTTGGATTATTTAAACGATTTCATGCATAGTATCAAATAAGCTACACATCAGATGGGATTGTGCTGATTTTGATTTACTATCTCGGACATTAATCAAAGTCGTCACTCAGGGACATCTCTCGaatcgttcttct is from Littorina saxatilis isolate snail1 linkage group LG5, US_GU_Lsax_2.0, whole genome shotgun sequence and encodes:
- the LOC138966766 gene encoding 3'-5' exoribonuclease HELZ2-like isoform X2, with the protein product MRVLGRSVQPSAVFCLWVSSSVLPLTTALDSEMGGVLSFRPERLDPEADIAEKGREPLLKPCWQEQTTQNDDSHDDYSEAVEPFFARTAKAIEKDSFDLTSAKNLVLDLRQLGQRYEERGCTESCMEGIIVSRALKDVDQLTKNADKTEAYDLRQTLVLVYLYCVMAVFPCTVRLERDPSIRGTSPYGWSRKGKCCDVELNKMTRYCFRSGCEKLDALQNFLRNTQLLMDLAAWLEMDLNSVAFLIASNTLPFLRKLSEKTNSMQGMTGARERLETLCEMGLVTRVSFLVKKDFIKLADDDFEPLMKVTSRRLPPYLATRLEYVKAGLFLHRQEYSNAMVTASDALIGLTYVEQKREFEQLIDDASRSFEAAVRHIEMYGPSDQSKAVPTPAQETVQQENCGPSAKKKKAGKRTKKKGLTKSLPLTSEYNLRETALATPRTAATAAAASEIQVRKKNLPVQDSPKSRKTAPDAPVKRALTRAGNETSGAAFKAATSTTKNLCHDSDDQDDNFSNAEPEAAVMFEYDYDTADDEGVMSDVTSIVEDLAVEDGDLDEQDWFSKSEKAFDNGEPDEEDTDNVWLSEKQKKTFSQGSSEKVFYPEIPWYDKAEQLLKSNRDKYKRCQLKIEHAHRSTAKVLEPGCKHSEILIEGRSKAGQTYMDDEVVVEVTAKPGQNRKLQHGSDIEKRAHGRVVGLLNRVNYKDVDHPVLYCTLEDMSGHLMKPLCKTVPKINVLHDLVKKRFPALKKNKVELKKINDKGEVKHTGFLDVQPSKRGQYVFKVVILAWRPKFPYPLGVVLSAHIGGRDYSGGLAVLSMQQKVPKRYPRTAVENTKVLLQQTLSKTDRKDLTELRLFTIDPPGSNDLDDAVSIQKVSTHYVIGVHIADVAAHVAKDSGVDQEARKRAVTFYPLNRRPHAMLPEPLSHEKCSLLQDQERLALSVFFTFNEKGKQVQEPTIHKTVIRSCRQLTYEEAQKVIDGVDNVNVDPMVQSDIRQLHKLTSQLKEMRQKHSMLFVPFEDPRLPELERMNEHIEAHSLIEELMILANSTVAKYLTRRPRYRDVMLVRCHKAPTWEELAEWRDTEGSVTNLVMQLQGKIVTPNGTQISFNGNGIAVGAASQRSRVVMQKGVWNKLRQYLEGGELTEARRLIYMDALHPLQCLAACRWMDLMETAQYRCCLGLNRPELRHFGLDLDVYTHFTSPIRRYADLHVQRLLHAALSGAAPDSTPDDVTALCSVINSATTRQKAFGKGCMSLKVSESLQRQPLLFRAYVDKVDEEQLTVCVPSLLKVSDRKQDLPFSMLGVSSQPSVLVDTALQRSTVTVHWNKKIFDVQQTCHGNLTSLWRHLERSPHGPIVMEIRPDLLTNELRHDDWKKILQTVMSSRQEVTEEVPHPLKREKLEVEYMSSEKGDGKVAQRPLKFLRQYTQGHVVQIQMSAHPQKGMLQSRVELLHTARNASVCMLHAMDPVQVLTRPSTRETRDQNFSNYREYVQAWMPLQEMEAAACAADNRSGVVINNVKVTMKAQESSKGVRFRGSFSLKATFCYERCIEFGGKSTYGIPEEESRNDNPFPLDYLCIRYTIKCSDVIASRVQASGMAETVDKHYTWLAHAAIVNVVHKGRKSEDGGSVIVTFVLSPSSPQPPPQLMTKHGAELTLEILPKTEGERRVQEILHELRKPEYDLAHALAHGDTIPELGSGKTNTGIKLVYLFSKINRQLEAAGKGKKTVLYCGPSNKSVDLVARELKSKLGSMCPKIVRVYGSAVESKDYPIPKVDSRFTRNQCDPSLRDFALHRLIRQDGKPFAKELMEFKALFDKCHAAPDMYSVTNKQLKTYRTLVFNASAEELKHHEVVLTTCSVAGSQRLVQGTTADSDCSIFQVIIDECAMSPEPHSMVPIIATKAKQVVLIGDHKQLRPIIKCQPAAELGLDQSLFERLFNKFSDYTVFLGTQYRMHPEICAFPSEEFYGGELKTGNSLLWGGDLLPFWPRHPLDPNIPVPHLLINVRGEEKLLSVSTEQGNERSKSNSLEADKVIEILTFLKAQFNVDLQKIKLLTQYNAQRHLLEEKAKQAIQHNRTVFGDQNVDINVSTVVSSQGGEWDYVILTTVSSMPSYLIELNPTLGWCRQSLGFITDRNQVNVALTRARRGLFIVGNVELLQCDAVWKNLVERYQQLGCVYHDPGCFPPPPACGQNRYHLRSTKKIV